Genomic DNA from Candidatus Anstonellales archaeon:
ATAGACGGGAAGATCATTCTATTTTTGAGGTTCTTAGAGAGCTTGGGGCAGATGTAAAAGAAGAACAGCTTGAAATTGGCGATTTTGTTCTCTCAAGCCGTGTTGTCTGTGAAAGAAAGACGCGGACGGATTTTGAAGACTCTATAGTTGATGGAAGAGTCTTCAGACAAATAAAGGCTTTAAAAGAAGCTTACCCATGTGTTCTTGTTATCGTGGAAGGAAAAAGAAACGAAGAGGGCGAAAATCGCATCTCGCGCAAAGCTCTTCTTGGAGCGTATGCGAGTTTGGCAGTTGATTTTGGAATCTCGCTCTTCTTTACAAAGGACCAACAATCCACTGCTGAATTTT
This window encodes:
- a CDS encoding ERCC4 domain-containing protein, whose amino-acid sequence is MVFIVADRREDHSIFEVLRELGADVKEEQLEIGDFVLSSRVVCERKTRTDFEDSIVDGRVFRQIKALKEAYPCVLVIVEGKRNEEGENRISRKALLGAYASLAVDFGISLFFTKDQQSTAEFLYAVAKYEQEGKKAPLPVCAKKKMLTLEEYQRAVIESLPKIGPKLARSILDQFGSIKSVVNASEKELWAVKGLGKKRARMIMEVLTWERK